The Chthoniobacterales bacterium genomic interval TAAAAGCGCGGGTCCTTGCGGAGAAATTCGCCGAAGGCCTTCTTGTCGCCCTTGAAACCGATCTTCTCGCGCAGCGCGGTCATCTCGCTCTCGAGGCGGGCGACTTCCTTCTCACCGAGGGCGTGAATCTCGTCCGGCGTGAGGTCCGTCGTCGTGGATTCCTTCGCTTCGAGCGCATACCACGCGGCGCCATCGGGCAGGGCGGCGAGGCCGATCGTCTCGCGAGCGCCAGGAATGTAGGTCTCGTTGACAAATTTCCGGAACTTGCGCAGCGCGGGCAGCACGGACGTCTTCAGCGCCTCCAGGCCTTTCTGGCGATAGCTCTCGCGCTGCTCGGGCGTGAGAAACGGGGCGTCCTTCTTGAAGGGCGCGAGGATCGGGTTGTCGAGCGTCTCATTGTCAACGAGGGCGGCGAGCTGCGCGGGCACGGTCGCGAGGGTCACGCGGGGAACGGTGACGCCGCTCTTCAGGCCGCGCTGGAGCAGGGCGATGTCGTTATCGACGACCTGAGGGTAGGTCTTCAGGCGGGTGAGGATGGCGTCGAAATCGGCGGCGCGGTCCGCCGGGACGACGCGCATGAGGTCGGCGAGGCTCTGGTGCACGCCGCCCATTTGGTTGAGCGCGAGCAGCTCGCCGGGGAACTTCTGGAAAGCGACCGAGTCGCGGGTGTCATGCAGCAGCAGGTCGTAGTCGAGCCGACGCTCCTTCGTGAGCTGCTTCGCGTCGATCTTCTCGAGCTCGGCAAGGAATTCCCGGGTCTGCGCGTCGTTGGCCACGATGGCGGCCTCGGAGTTGTCGGTCCATCGGTCGAGGCCCTCGCGCTTGCCGAGGTAGGTGGCCCACTCGGGGTAGGTCTTCATGTCCCACGCCCAGATCTTGTCGATGAGCGCCTGGAACTTCGCGTCCTCGGTGGGCTCCGCGGCGGAGAGATTGGCGGCAAGGACGGTCGCGAGGAGGAGGGCGGGAAGGCGCATGAGGTGGGTGGGAAGGCGCATGAGGTGGGTGGTTAGTGGCGCATCTGCGCGCGCTCGCGCAGGAGGTTGAGGCTGACGAGGCCGAGGATCTGCCCGGCGGGATTCACGACCGGCAGGACGGGGCTGCCGCTTTCCTGCATGTGGCGAAAGGCGTCGTCGAAAGAGGCGTCGATGGCGACGGTGGGAAGCACGGTGGCGAGGGACTCGATCGATGCGTGAGACGAGGCGGCGGCGAGGAGCTGGTTCCGCGGGACGACACCGGCAACGCGGAGATCCGCATCGGTCACGACGTAGAGCGGCTCCGTGTCGTGCAGGGCCTCCTGCGCGGCGATCGCGATGGGCGTGGCGACCGGAAACGTCCGGAAACGGGTGATCATGGCGTCGGCGACGCGCATGCCGGCGACCGCGGCGCGCATGCCGGCCAGCGTGGCTTCCTGCTGGGCGCCCATGAAAATGAAGAACGCGATGAAGAGCAGGAAGGGATTGAAGTTCGTGTAGCCGGGGATGCCGAAGGCCGCGATGGCGAACAGCACGGCAACAACCTGGCCGACGCGCGCGGCGATGACGGTCGCCTTGCTGTGGTCGAGCTTCATCGCGAGCAGCGCGCGGAGAACGCGGCCGCCATCCATCGGGAACGCGGGAATGAGGTTGAAGACGATGAGCATCCCGTTCACCCAGAGGAGATCGAAGGCGAGGCTGCGCACCGACTCTCCGTAGGTGATGAAATCGCCGTAGCTCGACGGAAGCCCGAGTCCCAGCCAGAGCAGGAGACCGATGCCGACATTCACCGCCGGCCCGGCGATGGCGATGATGAGCTCCTGCACCGGATTCTCCGGCATGCGCTCGAGCCGGGCGACGCCGCCGATCGGGTAGAGTGTGATGTCGGGTGTGCGAATGCCGTAGCGCCGCGCCGCAATCGCGTGGCCGAACTCGTGCAGCAGCACGCAGAGGAACAGCAGCGAGATGAAGAGAACGCTCCAGCCCGCGCTGATCGGGCCGCCCTTGAGGTAGCCCTGGTAGGCGTAGAATGCGAGAAGCAGCAGGAACGTGCCGTGCAGGCGCACGTCGATCCCGGCAATCCGCGCGATGCGATACGACCAGCTCATTCCGACAGCATCTCCCGCAGGCGCGCGAACGAATTCTCGAACTGCTCCTCGCTCACCGGCGCGCTCATGAGTTCCTCGAAATTCTTGCGGACGACGCCGTCGCCCTCGATCTCCTCGAGGAAGCGGCTGGGCTCGCAGAAGGTCGCCGTGCCGAAGCGGTTGCGGTTGCGGCAATGCGTGATCGTGAGCGAGCGCATGGCCCGCGTCATGCCCACGTAGAACAGGCGGCGCTCCTCGTCGATGGTGTCCTCGGCCTTGGAGCGCTCGTGCGGCAGCAGGCCCTCCTCGGCGCCGATGAGATAGACGTTCTTGAACTCCAGGCCCTTCGCGGCGTGGAGCGTGATGAGCGTCACGCCCTTGGCGTTGTCCTCCTTCTTTTCCTCGCGATCGCGGTCGAGGGAAACTTCGTCGAGGAAGCCGCGCAGGCCCTTGCGCGAGCGTTTCTGGTGCTCGGCGAGGCTGGCGAGCAGCTCCTTCACGTTGATCTCTCGCTTGTCGCCTTCCTCGATCGTCTTGCACGAGCGCTTGAGGTCGTCGATGTAGCCGCAGTCGGCGAGCATCTCGCTGATGATGTGCGCGGCGTCCGAGCCGGGCGTGGCGATGCGAATGCGCGCGGCCGCCAGCGTGTCGGTGAACTTGCGGATGGCCTCGGCGGCGCGCTTCGTGATGTAGGCGAGAAATTCCTCGGACGTGAGTTCCTCGAAGAGGCTGCGGTGTGCGGCGTGGCTGCGCTCGAGCGCGATCTCCACGGTGGTCGCGCCGATGCCGCGCGGCGGATTGTTGATGATGCGCAGCAGCGCGGCGTCGTCCTGCGGATTCAGCAGCGTGGCCATGTAGGACATGATGTCCTTGATCTCGCGACGGTCGTAGAAGCTCTTGCCGCCGACGACGCGGTAGGGGATGCGCATGCGGCGCAGGTTCTCCTCGAAGAAGCGCGACTGCTGGTTCATGCGGTAGAGGATCGCAAAATCCTCCCACGAGCCGGTCTCGTTGTCGCGGCGCGCGCCGATCTCGTTCACGATGAATTCCGCCTCTTCGCGGTCGTCCGGCACGGAGAGCACGTTCACCGGCTCGCCGCCCTCGAGCGGGCTCCAGAGGTTCTTGCCGCGGCGCTTCGTGTTGTTGCGGATCGTGCGGTTCGCGGCCTGGAGAATCTCGTTCGTGCTGCGGTAATTCTGCTCGAGCTTGACGATGGTCGGGTTCGGGAAATGCCGCTCGAATTCGAGGATGTTCGCCGACTCTGCGCCGCGCCAGCCGTAGATGCTCTGGTCGTCGTCGCCCACGACGCAGATGTCCGGCCGGCCCTCGCCGGCGAGCAGCGAAACGAGGTCGAGCTGGAGGCGGTTGGTATCCTGAAACTCGTCGACGAGCAGGTGGCGGTAGCGCTGGCGGAGCTTGTCGCGCACTTCCGGAAAGCCGTCGAGCAGGCGCACGGCGTTCACGAGCAGGTCGTCGAAATCCATGGCGTTGAGCGCGCGGAGTTCGTTCTCGTAGCGGGCGTAGACGGCGCCGGCGACCGTCTCGTCATCCTGCGGCGGCCGGTGGCCGGCGTTCTTCGCCTTGCTGATGAGATTCTTCGCGAGGCCGACGTCGAATTTTTCGTCCGCCGAGGTCACGCGATTGATGATCTTCTTGAGCAGGCCGGTGGTGTCGCTCTCGTCGTAGATGCTGAAGTTCGGCTTGTAGCCGAGGTGGCCGGCGTCCGCGCGAAGGATGCGCACGCAGAGCGCGTGGAATGTCGAGGTGGTGACGAGCTTTGCGGCCTCTTCGTCGACCATGCCGGCGACGCGTTCCTTCATTTCCTTCGCGGCCTTGTTCGTGAACGTGACGGCGAGGATGGACGCGGGATCCGCGCCGTGGGCGACGAGCCACGCGATGCGCGCGGTGATCACGCGGGTCTTGCCCGTGCCGGCGCCGGCGAGGATGAGGAGCGGGCCGTCGTTGTGCTTCGCGGCGAGCTGCTGCTCGGGATTGAGGTCGAAGATGCGGAAACGGCTCATCGGTTCTCCTTGGCCATCTGGCGGATGACGGCGGGATAAAGGTGATGCTCCTGCGCCTGGATGCGCGCATGCAGGGACTCGGGCGTGTCGTCGGGATGCACGGGCACCTCGGCCTGCGCGATGATCTCGCCGTTGTCGATCTCGGCATCGACGAAATGCACCGTGCAGCCGGCCTTGTCGACGCCGGCCTCGAGCGCCTGCTTCCAGGCGGCGATGCCGCGGAAATCGGGCAGGAGCGAGGGATGGATATTGATGATGCGGCGTGGAAAGGCCTCGAGCAGCGGCGCCTTCACGACGCGCATGTAGCCGGCGAGCACGACGAGCTCCACGCCGGCGTCGAGCAGCGCCCGGGCGAGCTGTTCCTCGACATCGGGCGAGAGGCGCGTGCGGTATCTGGGCTCGGAGATCACGAGCGTGGGCAGGCCGGCCTCGGCGGCGAGCTTAAGAATCCCCGCGTCGGCGAAGTCGGAGGCCACCAGCACGATTTCGACGTCGAGTTCACTGGCGCGCTGGGCGGCCAGAATCGCAGCGAAGTTGGAGCCCTTTCCGGAGCCGAGAATGCCGAGTTTCATGGATGGGGGATGATGCCACACGCCGGGGGAGGAGCAAGCGTGGTCGGGAGCGCGGCTGCGCTTGATCTTCCGTCGCCACTCCGCTCGAATCGGCCCGCGCCATGTCCCAGATCGATTCCCTTCGAGAAGCCGTCCGGGTCTCCCCCGACAATGTCCCGCTGCTGGTCCTTTTTGCGGAGACTTGTCTGGCGGAACTTTCCGTGGACGAAGCGGTGGAAGCCTTCCAGAAGGTCCTCGCGAAAGAACCGCAGCATGCCGAAGCCCGCGTCGGGCTGGCGCGGGCTCTGCACCAGGCGGGCCGGACTTCCGAGGCGATCCTGCGGCTCGAGGCCTTTGTCGAGGAACAGCCCGGCCACGCCGCGGCGTGGCTGCAGCTCAGCCGGTTTTTGATGGCCGAGGGCCAGCGCGACGCGGCGGTCTCCTGCTACGAAAAGAGCCTGAAGCTGCCGGGCGGTCGGCAGGATGCCTCGCTGGAGCAGGAACTTTTCCTGCAAAACCCGGAGAAAACGCCGGCCAGGGGCCGCGTGACGAGCGAGGGCTGGAATCTCGAGGCCGAGGGCGCCGCCGCGCCGGGGATCGAGCCGCCGGTCGACGATGCGCTCGAGCGGCCGGCAACGACGTTCGAGGACATCGGCGGCATGGAGAGCGTGAAGGAGGAGATTCGGATGAAGATTCTCTATCCGCTCAAGAATCCGGATCTCTTCAAGGCCTACGGCAAGAAGGCTGGCGGCGGGGTGCTGCTCTACGGCCCGCCGGGCTGCGGCAAGACGCTCATCAGCCGCGCCACGGCCGGCGAGATCGACGCGAATTTTCTCTCGATCGGCATCCACCAGATTCTCGATCTCTACATCGGTGAGAGTGAGAAGAACCTGCACCGCATCTTCGAACTCGCGCGGGACAATGCGCCGACGATCCTGTTCTTCGACGAGGTCGATGCGCTGGCCGCCGATCGCCGAGACATGCGCAAGAGCGCCGGACGCACGCTCATCAACCAGTTCCTCGCCGAGATGGATGGCAATGTCGCGGAAAACGACGGCGTGCTGATCCTCGGCGCGACGAATGCCCCGTGGCACGTCGACCCGGCCTTCCGTCGGCCGGGACGCTTCGACCGCATCCTGTTCGTGCCGCCGCCCGACGAGGCCGCCCGCGCGTCGGTGATCGAGGTGCTCGCAAAGGGCAAGCCGATCGCCAACCTCGATCCGCGCGACCTCGCCAGGCGAACGAAGGATTTCTCCGGCGCGGACTTAAAGGCGGTGTTCGAGATCGCGATCGAGCGCAGCCTGGCCCAGGCGATGAAGCGCGGGCAGGTCGTGCCCGTCACGCAGCGCGAGCTCGTGGACGCTGCGAAAAGCCTGAAGCCCTCGACGAAAGCGTGGTTCGAGAGCGCGAAGAACTACGCGCTCTATTCGAACCAGGGCGGATTCTACAACGACGTGCTGGAGTTTCTCGGTCTCAAGAAATGAGCGACGAGCTGGCATCGGCGAACGCCCAACGCGGCTCGATTCTCCTGGATCAGGGCCGGTATCCCGAGGCGGAGAGCTACTTTCGCGAGGCGCTTTCGCAGGATCCCAACGATCCCGAGACGCTGGCCAGGCTGGCGCTGTGCGAGCTGAACCAGCGCCGCGCCCCGGCCGCGATGGAGACGATCCGGCGGGCGATCGGGTTCGCGCCCGACGCCGCGCATCTGCACGCGTTGAAGGCCTTCATCGAGGTGGAGCTCGGGAAGCCGGCGGAGGCGCTGAAGTCCGCCGGCGCCGCGCTCGAGCTCGACCCCGAGTGCGACGATGCCTTTGTCGCGCAGGCAGCGGCCTACATTCATCGCCGGGAGTGGGCGAAGGCCGAGACGGCCGCCCGCGCCGCGCTGGACATCAATCCCGACCACGGCGGCGCGGCGAATCAGCTCGCGCACGCGCTGCGCCTCCAGAATCGGCTGCACGAGAGCGGCGACCAGATCGCCTACATGCTGGCGCAGGATCCCGAGGATGCGGATACGCACGTGGCGGCGGGCTGGACGGCTTTGCAGCGCGGCCAGCGCGAGGATGCGGAGAAGCATTTCCTCGAGGCGCTGAGGCTCGAGGCCGGGAACGAGGGCGCGCGAGAGGGCCTGAAGGAGGCGTTTCGCGCCAAGTCGCCGATCTACCGCGCGTATCTGAACTACTGCTTTTTCATGCAGCGGTTCACCGAGGGGAAGCAGTGGCTGGTGATCATTGGTCTGCTGGTGGTCGTGAAGTTTGCGAATGCCGTGCTCGGGCCGTATGGCTGGATCGTCAGCGGACTCTACATGCTTTTTGTGCTCTGGGTGCACGTCGCGCGGCCCGTCGGGAATTTCCAACTGGTCTTCGATCGCGCCGCCCGGCACGCCCTCGGTCGCGGCGAAACCCTCGAGGCGTGGGTCTGTGGCGGCGGGGTGATCGCGGGCATTTTGCTTTGCCTGACGGGGATTCTTTCGGGGCTCGCGGCGCCGCTCGTCATCGGCGCCACGCTGGTCGCGGCGGCGTTTCCGTTCGCCTACACGTTCACGAATCGCTCGAACGGAAAATGGCTGTTCGGTGCGGTGGGCGCCTTTGTCGTGGCGGTGGGATTTGCGAGTGCGGGACCGCTGCTCGTGGGGCAAAAGCCGCCGGAGGTCGTCACCGGCCTGGTGGGAGTCGCCCTGCTCGCGGTGATCGCCTGCACGTGGCTGTGCAACGTCGGCGCGCTGAATTCTCGGCGCTGAAGCGGCGGCGTCTTGTCAGTCGCGGTCGCTTGGCTAGGCTGCGGCTCGCATGGATTTGCCGGCCTACCTGAAAAACTGTTCCGATCGAGTCGACCGCGCGCTCGATGGCTTTCTGCCGAAGGCGCCGGTGAAGCCGGCGACCATTCACCGGGCGATGCGCTACAGTCTCTTCGCAGGCGGGAAACGCATGCGACCGGTGCTCTGCCTTGCAGCGGCGGAAGCCTGCGGCGGCGATTTGGCGGCGGCGCTGCCGGCCGCCTGCGCGGTGGAATGCGTCCACACCTACTCGCTCGTTCACGACGATCTGCCGTGCATGGACGACGACGATCTCCGCCGCGGCCGGCCGACATCGCACAAGGTTTTCGGCGAAGGGGTGGCCGTGCTCACGGGCGATGCGCTGCTGACTCAGGCGTTCGAAATTCTCGCGCAGGCGAAGCCGTCGGCGCGCCATTCCATCGCCGCGATGATTCGTGAACTCGCCGTCGCCTCCGGCAGCCTCCAGCTCATCGCCGGGCAGGTGGCCGATCTCGAGGGCGAGGGGAAGCCGGCAACGCGCGCGCAGCTGCGGTTCATTCATGAGCGCAAGACCGCCGCGATGATCGAGGCGAGCCTGCGCCTCGGCGCGATGAGCGCGAATGCGACCCCGGCGAAGCTCGCCGCGCTCACGGACTTCGGCCGCAACCTCGGCCTCGCCTTCCAGGTGATCGACGACATTCTCGATGTGACGCAGACGAGCGAGAAGCTCGGCAAGAGCGCCGGCAAGGACGTGGCGGCCGAGAAGGCGACGTATCCCGCGGTCATCGGGCTCGAGGCCTCGAAGCGCGAGGCGCGGCGGCTGACCGATGCGGCGCTGGCGGCATTGAAGCCGTTCGGCTCGAAGGGTGCGACGCTCCGCGCCGTCGCGGATTACCTGCTCGTGCGGGAGTTCTGACGCGTCAGGAAATCCACAGCGCCACCGCCAGCGGGGCGGCGGAGAGGATCGTGCTGAGCGCGATCGAGCCCGAGGCCAGCGACTCGTCGCCGCCGAGTTTTTCCGCCATGACGAACGACGCGGCCGCCGTGGGCGTGGCGGCCAGCACGACGGCGATGCGGAGTTCGCTGCCCGAGAAACCCATCGCGCGGCACAATGCCCAGGCAACGAGCGGGCTGATGAAGACCTTGAGCACGCTGGCGGCCACGATTGCAGTGCGGCGGCCTCGCAGCGAAATCGTGGCGAGCGAACCGCCGATGCACAGCAGGGCGACGGGCACGGCGGCGGCGCCGAGCGTCTCGAGCGTGCGGCTGGCAAAGACCGGCAGATGCCAGCCGAAGAGCGGAAACAGGAGGCCCGAGACGCACGCGATGATGAGCGGATTCGTGGCGACGCTGCGCGCGATCAACGAGAGGCTGTCCGCGCCGAGATTGTGCTGGCTGCCTTTGAGGACGATGACGGCGAGGACGTTGTAGAGCGCCGTCATCGACGTCATCACGAGGAGGGCGGTGGTCATCGTTTCGCGGCGAATCTCCGGCGGCAGCGCGGCGAAGGCGTAGGCGAGCACGGGCACGCCGATGTAGGCGAGATTTCCGCGATAGGCCGACTGCGCGAGCGTGCCGTCGACTCCCGGAGGAAGACGAAGAGCGCGTCCCGTGAACCAGCCGAGGCCGATCATGAGAAACGTCGTGAGCGCCATCAGGCCGATGAGGGAGAGCGTGCGCGAAGTGGAATGGTCGATCCCGGCGACGCCGACGAAGATCAGCGCCGGGAGCGCGATCCAGAAAACCAGCTTGTTGAGATCGGCCATGAACCCGCGGCCGAGGAATTTCAAATGGGCGAGCAGCGAACCGAGGGCGATGAGCAGCAGGATGGGGGCGAGGGTGTCGAAGATCACCATCGCGCTAATAAGTTCCCTGCGTCACGCCGAGCTGGTGGCTGGCCTTCAACCGCCGCCAGAGCGCGTCGCCCTCGTCGCGGCCGTCGAGCAGCGCCCGGTAGGCCGCGAGCACGTCGGCGGTTTCGCGCGCGTTTTCCTCGAGCAATTCCACGCGGAAATGGCGCAGGCCGGCGTTCCACAACGCGTCGTAGAATTTCGCGCCGGTCTGCGCGGCGGCGTTGAAGAGCGTGTTTCGGCAGCCGACGTCGGCGCGCAGCGGGTGCTTGATGCCGACGCGGTCGCGCAGGTGCACGCGGTGCTTTTCGCAGGGGCGGCCGCAGTCGAGGAACGAGGTGCCGGTGCTCATGAACGCGGCAAAGACGCAGTGCTCCATGTGAAACATCGGCATGTGCTGGTGGAGCGTGAGCTCGAGCCATCCGGTAGGCACGGACTGCGCGAGCGCGACGACCTGGCCGACCGTGAGGTCGTAGGAAACGGTGACGCGCTCCAGGCCGTGGTCGCGGAAGAGCGCGGCGCTCACGGGGTTCGACACGTTGAGCGAGAAGTCGCCGATCCGACGCAGCGGCGAGTTCGCGAAGTAGGCGATCGCGCCGACGTTGCGGATGAGGACGCCGTCCGGCGCGGCATTCTCGATGAGCTTGAAAAAACCCTGCTCGCCGGCCTTCTGGATGCGCGGCGTCGCGAGGAAAATCGGCTTCCCCGCGGCGCGGGCGCGCTCAACGGCCTCGCGGTAGCGGCGGATGTCCTCGAAATCCGCGTAGACGAGATCGACGGGGCCGGCGAGGGCGGCGTCGAGCTGCTCGAAGCTGCGGCAGAGAACGGAAAGCTCCGGCATGTCCGGGGTGGCGGGACGGGCGTGAATGTCGGCAAGGATTGCGTCGAGCGTGATCGCGGGCGGCGCGGGCGGAGGCGCGGTCTCGAGCTGCTCGACGAGCGCGCGGCGGAGGCGGTTCAGCTCGCTGATCGGGAGGATGACGTCGCCGATGAGCTGGTTGTCGAGCGTCTCGAGGCGGAAGGGCGTGTCGGTGAGCTTGCCGAGCTGCGCGGCGAGTTTTTCGGTCGTGAGCGGCTGGGTGCGGGCGGCTTCCAGCGGGGCGGCGGATTCGACGACGGCGGTCCCGGCCTCGATACGCAGGGGCTGACCGACCGCGCCGCTCACGCGGAATCGGAGCGGCGTTTTGTGGGCATCCCGGCTGGGAATCTGGCCGGCGAAGGTCTTGCGAAGCTCGCGCGTGAGGGCGGGATCGTCGGTCTTCCAGACGCGGTCGCCGGGCGCGACGCGGGCGAAGTCGATGCGGCCGCGCTCGAAGAAAATTTTGCCGTCGTGCAGCTCGAAGACGCGGCCGCCCTGCTCGGCGTTCGTATCCGCCGCATGCTCGAAGACGAGGCCGTCACCCAATTTGAGATTTTGGATTTTGGATTTTGGATTGCTGAGTTCGACGTGATCGCGGCCGACCTTCTGGACGGTGCCAAGGAAGACGCCCCGCTTCTTGCCGTAGCGGGCGCCGACGAGCTGCTGGTGGTTGACGCCGTGCATCCAGCCCGTGAAGAGGCCGCGCGAAAAGGTCATCTCGAGCTTGTAGAGATCCTCGGCGCTGGGTTCCTCGACATGATCGGCGAGCGCCGCGTCGAGGGCCTTCCGATAGACGGCCGTGACGGCGGCGACGTATTCGGGCGACTTGAGCCGGCCCTCGATCTTGAAGCTGCGGACGCCAGCGGCGACGAGGGCGGGGATCTCGCGCACGGCGGCGAGATCCTGCGGCGAGAGGAGGTAGCGCTTGTCGCCGAGGTCGCGCACGGCGCCATCGACGACGAGCTCGTAGGGCATGCGGCAGGCCTGGGCGCATTCGCCGCGATTTGCGCTGCGCTGGCCAAGCGACTCGCTGGTGAGGCATTGGCCGGAATACGCGACGCAGAGCGCGCCGTGGACGAAGGTTTCCAGCGCCATGGCCTCGGCGTCGAATTTCGCGAGCTCGCGCAGCGACGTCTCGCGGGCGAGGACGACCTGTTTGACGCCGAGTTCCTCCGCGAAGGCAATGCCCTCGGGCGAGGTGATCGTCATTTGCGTGGAGGCGTGCACGCGCAGCCGCGGCGTGAGCTGACGCGCGAGGGCGGCGAGGCCGACGTCCTGGATGATGACGGCGTCCACACCGGCGGCCTCGAGCACGCGGAGTTGCTCGACCGCGGCGGGCAGCTCGTCGGTGAAGACGAGGACGTTGAAGGTGACGTAGCCCTTCACGCCGTGGCGGTGGAGGAAGCGCATGACCTCGGGCAGGTCCTCCTCCGTGAAATTCTCGGCGCGCATGCGGGCGTTGAATTTCGAGAGGCCAAAAAAGACGGCGTCGGCGCCATTTGCGACGGCGGCGCGCACGCATTCCCAGTCGCCGGCGGGGGCGAGGAGCTCGGGAAGAGCGGAAGCACTCATGGTTTGAGAAGCTTGATTTTCAAGCCGGGGATGGCGCGGTAGTGCTTCCCATTCGCGGTGGCCAGAGGAAGGTCGTTCTCGAGGGCAGTGGCGGCGACAAGGGCGTCGCCGCTACGGAGCCCGTGCGCGAGCGCGTAGCTTTCGATGTAGATGGCGGCGCGGTGGCCGATGTTTTCCGTGAAGCCGAGGGTGGTGAAGTCGAGGTCGCGGAGGAATGATTTGTTGAGCACCATTTGCCGGGCGTCGCGGGCGCCCTGGAGAAATTCCATGTAGGTTTGGATGGAAATAAATCGGGCGTCGGCGCCATCGATCATCCGCGCGGCAGCGGCGTTGCCACGCTGGGCCCAGATGAAGATGTCGGTGTCAAAGAGCATTGGGCCGCGGGGCTCTCAAGCGTTCGATGACCTGCGCGACGCTCTCTCCAGCGGGGTCGCTGCCAAAAAAGGGATGATCTTTGACGCGAAATTTCCGGCGACTGCTCGGAACAATGGGGGCCAGGATGCCGCGAGCCTTGCCGCGGTGATAGACCGTGACTTCCTCGTTGCGGTCCAGCGCCTCGAGCACGTCGCGCATCTTGTAGCGCAGATCGACGATTGATGCTTTCATGTCTCGCGCCACTATACATTTCCGTTTTCGAGAATCAATGACCGCCCCGCTTCGCCCCGCCAACATTCAGATCATCGGTTCCGAACTCGCAATCGCCTGGAGCGACGGCGAGGAGTCGTATCTTCCTCTCGAGGCGCTGCGTCGGGCCTGTCCGTGCGCCGCGTGCGGCGGTGAGCCGGACGTGATGGGCACGGTGATCCGGCCGCAGAACACCTGCACGGCCGCGAGTTTCGAGCTGCGGAGCTACGAATTCGTCGGAGGCTACGGCTTCCAGCCGCGCTGGGGCGATGGACATTCGTCGGGCATCTATTCGTTTGCGTATCTGCGCCGGCTGGCGGAGGCGAGCTAGCTGCGGAGGCGGAGCAGGCGCACGAGCTCGCGCCCCTCGCGACCCGGATAGGCCTGCGTCGGGATGAATTCCTCGATCAGGTCGAAGTGCGGCGCGAAAAATGCGTCGAGCTCCCCGGTCGTGACGCCGTAGGGCGGCCCTTCGTAGTCGCGCGGGCCGGGATCGAGATAAAAAATTGCGAGCAGGTGGCCGGATGGTTTCAGCGCCGCCGCCGTGGCGGCCGCGTAGTTGGCGCGGAGGGCGGGCTCGATCGCGCAGAAGCAGGTGTGTTCGAAGACCCAGTCGAACTGGCCGAGCAGCTCGGGCGGCAACGCAAAGAGATTCGCCAGGCGGTAGCGCTCGCCTCCCGCGCGGGGGAAGGATTCCGCCCGGGTGATCGCCGACGGCGCAATGTCGAGGCCGATGGGCAGAGCGCCCGTCGCGGCGAGCGCGCGAACGTCATGACCGCTGCCGCAACCGGGCACAAGGACGTGGCCCTTGATTTCGTGGGTCGCCAGCCATTCGAGGAGCGGTGGCGCCGGGGCAGCTTTCTCCCAAGGCGTATCCTTGGTCTGGTAGCGGGCTTCCCAATCCATGAGGTCAGCGTCGGCGCCAGCGGCTGCCACAGGCAATCCCAAACTGGAACTTGCGGACGTGCTCGCGGATCAGGAATGGCAGGTCGATCACGTGCTCGAGCTCGAAATGGGGCTCCAGCAGGACGCGAAGGGCATCGAAGCTG includes:
- a CDS encoding DUF885 domain-containing protein; amino-acid sequence: MRLPTHLMRLPALLLATVLAANLSAAEPTEDAKFQALIDKIWAWDMKTYPEWATYLGKREGLDRWTDNSEAAIVANDAQTREFLAELEKIDAKQLTKERRLDYDLLLHDTRDSVAFQKFPGELLALNQMGGVHQSLADLMRVVPADRAADFDAILTRLKTYPQVVDNDIALLQRGLKSGVTVPRVTLATVPAQLAALVDNETLDNPILAPFKKDAPFLTPEQRESYRQKGLEALKTSVLPALRKFRKFVNETYIPGARETIGLAALPDGAAWYALEAKESTTTDLTPDEIHALGEKEVARLESEMTALREKIGFKGDKKAFGEFLRKDPRFYYKTADELVAGYRALCKRIDPVLPHFFGKLPRLPYGVEPVPDYVADAKPTAYYEAGSPEAGRPGTYFTNTSHLDQRPKWEMEALALHESVPGHHLQIALAQEMAEKPELLRERSYTAFIEGWALYCEGLGKEMGFYKDPYSEYGRLSYEMWRAVRLVVDTGIHAKGWTRNQAIAYFREQSALSEQNIKVEVDRYIVWPGQALAYKIGQLKILELRKRAETALGEKFDIRKFHDVVLGEGAVPLDVLERRVDEWIAAEKAGKS
- a CDS encoding site-2 protease family protein, producing the protein MSWSYRIARIAGIDVRLHGTFLLLLAFYAYQGYLKGGPISAGWSVLFISLLFLCVLLHEFGHAIAARRYGIRTPDITLYPIGGVARLERMPENPVQELIIAIAGPAVNVGIGLLLWLGLGLPSSYGDFITYGESVRSLAFDLLWVNGMLIVFNLIPAFPMDGGRVLRALLAMKLDHSKATVIAARVGQVVAVLFAIAAFGIPGYTNFNPFLLFIAFFIFMGAQQEATLAGMRAAVAGMRVADAMITRFRTFPVATPIAIAAQEALHDTEPLYVVTDADLRVAGVVPRNQLLAAASSHASIESLATVLPTVAIDASFDDAFRHMQESGSPVLPVVNPAGQILGLVSLNLLRERAQMRH
- a CDS encoding UvrD-helicase domain-containing protein encodes the protein MSRFRIFDLNPEQQLAAKHNDGPLLILAGAGTGKTRVITARIAWLVAHGADPASILAVTFTNKAAKEMKERVAGMVDEEAAKLVTTSTFHALCVRILRADAGHLGYKPNFSIYDESDTTGLLKKIINRVTSADEKFDVGLAKNLISKAKNAGHRPPQDDETVAGAVYARYENELRALNAMDFDDLLVNAVRLLDGFPEVRDKLRQRYRHLLVDEFQDTNRLQLDLVSLLAGEGRPDICVVGDDDQSIYGWRGAESANILEFERHFPNPTIVKLEQNYRSTNEILQAANRTIRNNTKRRGKNLWSPLEGGEPVNVLSVPDDREEAEFIVNEIGARRDNETGSWEDFAILYRMNQQSRFFEENLRRMRIPYRVVGGKSFYDRREIKDIMSYMATLLNPQDDAALLRIINNPPRGIGATTVEIALERSHAAHRSLFEELTSEEFLAYITKRAAEAIRKFTDTLAAARIRIATPGSDAAHIISEMLADCGYIDDLKRSCKTIEEGDKREINVKELLASLAEHQKRSRKGLRGFLDEVSLDRDREEKKEDNAKGVTLITLHAAKGLEFKNVYLIGAEEGLLPHERSKAEDTIDEERRLFYVGMTRAMRSLTITHCRNRNRFGTATFCEPSRFLEEIEGDGVVRKNFEELMSAPVSEEQFENSFARLREMLSE
- the purN gene encoding phosphoribosylglycinamide formyltransferase, whose protein sequence is MKLGILGSGKGSNFAAILAAQRASELDVEIVLVASDFADAGILKLAAEAGLPTLVISEPRYRTRLSPDVEEQLARALLDAGVELVVLAGYMRVVKAPLLEAFPRRIINIHPSLLPDFRGIAAWKQALEAGVDKAGCTVHFVDAEIDNGEIIAQAEVPVHPDDTPESLHARIQAQEHHLYPAVIRQMAKENR
- a CDS encoding tetratricopeptide repeat protein, with the protein product MSQIDSLREAVRVSPDNVPLLVLFAETCLAELSVDEAVEAFQKVLAKEPQHAEARVGLARALHQAGRTSEAILRLEAFVEEQPGHAAAWLQLSRFLMAEGQRDAAVSCYEKSLKLPGGRQDASLEQELFLQNPEKTPARGRVTSEGWNLEAEGAAAPGIEPPVDDALERPATTFEDIGGMESVKEEIRMKILYPLKNPDLFKAYGKKAGGGVLLYGPPGCGKTLISRATAGEIDANFLSIGIHQILDLYIGESEKNLHRIFELARDNAPTILFFDEVDALAADRRDMRKSAGRTLINQFLAEMDGNVAENDGVLILGATNAPWHVDPAFRRPGRFDRILFVPPPDEAARASVIEVLAKGKPIANLDPRDLARRTKDFSGADLKAVFEIAIERSLAQAMKRGQVVPVTQRELVDAAKSLKPSTKAWFESAKNYALYSNQGGFYNDVLEFLGLKK